A stretch of Pempheris klunzingeri isolate RE-2024b chromosome 19, fPemKlu1.hap1, whole genome shotgun sequence DNA encodes these proteins:
- the LOC139218777 gene encoding inactive tyrosine-protein kinase PRAG1-like produces the protein MSACSDFAEHVWKPGSCKNCFHPLSAHHKTIGVLGGSVPASCLKSSLGGDEEAGVTAPSPYSKPTIAVKPTMMSLDTNESMTDVNMNIEQENTKSPVEHLGLKKLLDLSSLYIDSNGCNKAHREAVLQSPETKMDYNNGLSLASLSPTILPKDSMIISNIFVTQEEGRGSQSLKKNANGETCRQQNPTTHRTKSTYNGGSVTTKANCEESHQASVEIPFSVPVSPSSPATVHSNGISSGSTTTLATKTSSTSSTTTLSVDTTHHNPPPSLHSPPALSEQTRLSDSSCSYRSSTDSLPGAEGLGGRQVRSGSPQRPSGMGRSQSAPTSPSGQPNLEPIYAESTKKKRRPQVNGVQSQPDSPNQNKNSSQSSELELSGENQRATITVMATHTEENNRTFYLSSPDSAISTQCHFSPTARKDLTSPAFRWPSHSVPSLATETSHTPTLHPKPQSSPPIPPKRTTRSPKLGTSSLSPSISSPVPLPDLPKLGISSLSTSISSPIPLPELPMLFLVSAREGHFKVHTENHSATASERWHKPHHQSSGWNCRIEEEEEEEERERKEGEKKTLAANPGTTSRVTGLVNGAAVWKEARDCNAHSSPPPMTEPGTAPPTAPNNGACQGETEGTGAEEEGKHNGSMPARQPLHGGSSELLTSGKEVANNEPNPPPPPPKKLHRVCSKMSGSNMELDRCSQQGSVESPTSSLLGLGSASLPTASTDNLTADTGSRDASRMSCSSPFPRSPVASAPGSPHPPSLNTLSNQPPPLPEKKMVNRTVSAPDSANGKPFVRAYPRLPFTGSESNVCRPTDVSSRSSLPSSPVDPRPIFSSNESLERCHALIGRSSRSRTLDEPLKTHGRLGVHCRSSITCSSSPQLSAPFSTSEQGSAPNLGSSLQLQTLLSNIDSREGVYSKLGGLYAESLRRLALKCEDHFTRSQRNPLRFEESNWSLFRLTSNKPSCNAGDAVYYSAACASDPSNSYAVKICKSPSMEAKQSHLYSLSVQQSMPPHFNLQQDCGHFLACVPQSMLPSDEVSLPATPASLLPQPSTSAPGQQVDRERVVVITSEIPQQTAADFVREWAAFHKTQPEAYERRVCFLLLQVCNGLEHLKEHGVTHRDICLENLLLVPHHRRPSQFPQPGTTDNSTSNGSSGVDTQRHLPRLLISNFAKAKRRSSEDAASTTVDPRIKRDHARLAPEILSAAQYRKFDEFQTGILIYELLHQPNPFEVSPALKEQDYRCEDLPPIPSMSLYSAGLQRLAQLLLQPDPIKRIHIQEAKRILQSLLWGPRKDLMEQQWERHGQGGGFVRGSRHEGLLNWLDVKRALLMMKFAERSLEPERNAELEDWLCCQYFSSAHPLSLCHTAELLYSLK, from the exons ATGTCAGCGTGCAGTGACTTTGCAGAACACGTGTGGAAACCTGGCTCTTGTAAGAACTGCTTCCACCCACTTAGTGCACATCACAAGACTATCGGCGTTCTGGGGGGCAGCGTGCCAGCCTCTTGTTTGAAGAGCAGCCTGGGAGGTGATGAAGAAGCTGGAGTAACAGCACCCTCGCCCTACAGCAAGCCAACCATCGCTGTCAAACCTACTATGATGAGCCTTGACACCAATGAGTCGATGACTGATGTCAACATGAACATAGAGCAG GAGAACACAAAGAGCCCAGTTGAGCATTTGGGCCTGAAGAAGCTTTTGGACCTGTCGTCTCTTTACATTGACAGTAACGGCTGCAACAAGGCCCATCGAGAGGCGGTTCTTCAGAGTCCTGAAACCAAGATGGATTACAACAATGGCCTCTCTCTGGCTTCCTTATCCCCCACCATCCTGCCCAAAGACTCCATGATCATCAGCAATATCTTTGTCACCcaggaggagggcagagggTCTCAGAGTTTAAAGAAGAATGCTAATGGAGAAACCTGTAGACAACAGAATCCAACCACCCATAGAACCAAGAGCACTTATAATGGAGGTAGTGTGACTACCAAGGCAAATTGTGAGGAATCTCATCAGGCATCTGTGGAGATACCCTTTTCTGTGCCTGTATCTCCTTCCAGTCCTGCCACAGTCCATAGCAATGGTATCAGCAGTGGGAGTACTACTACTCTTGCAACTAAGACATCCAGCACTTCCTCCACAACAACTTTAAGCGTGGACACGACTCACCACAATCCTCCGCCATCCCTCCACTCTCCTCCTGCCCTGTCTGAACAGACCAGGCTATCGGACTCCTCTTGTTCTTACCGTAGTAGTACAGATTCACTTCCTGGGGCAGAAGGGTTAGGAGGAAGACAAGTTAGGTCAGGGAGCCCCCAAAGACCATCAGGCATGGGTAGATCACAGTCAGCTCCCACCTCTCCCAGTGGACAGCCAAACTTGGAACCCATTTATGCAGAGAGCACCAAGAAAAAACGCAGGCCGCAAGTAAATGGGGTACAATCCCAGCCTGATTCCCCAAACCAGAATAAGAATTCGTCCCAGAGCTCTGAGTTGGAGCTTTCAGGAGAGAATCAACGGGCCACCATCACTGTCATGGCCACTCACACAGAGGAGAATAACAGGACTTTTTACCTGAGCAGTCCAGATTCAGCCATCAGCACCCAATGCCACTTCAGCCCGACAGCACGTAAAGACCTCACCAGCCCGGCCTTCCGCTGGCCCAGCCACAGCGTGCCCTCCTTGGCTACAGAAACCAGCCACACCCCAACTCTCCACCCCAAGCCTCAGTCAAGCCCACCCATTCCCCCGAAAAGGACCACTCGTTCCCCCAAACTTGGCACCTCCAGCCTCTCACCATCCATCTCCTCTCCGGTCCCTCTTCCTGATCTCCCTAAACTGGGCATCTCCAGCCTCTCAACATCCATTTCGTCTCCCATCCCTCTCCCTGAGCTACCCATGCTTTTCCTTGTCTCTGCTAGAGAGGGCCACTTTAAAGTTCATACAGAGAACCACAGCGCCACAGCATCCGAACGCTGGCACAAGCCCCACCACCAAAGTTCTGGCTGGAACTGCCGCattgaggaagaagaggaggaggaggagagagagcggaaagagggggagaagaagaCGCTGGCCGCCAACCCGGGAACAACCTCTCGGGTGACAGGCCTGGTCAATGGTGCCGCTGTCTGGAAGGAGGCCAGGGACTGCAATGCCCACAGCAGCCCCCCTCCGATGACAGAGCCAGGCACGGCCCCCCCAACTGCCCCCAACAATGGTGCCTGTCAGGGGGAGACTGAGGGCACCGGTGCAGAGGAAGAGGGCAAGCATAACGGGAGCATGCCGGCCAGGCAACCGTTGCATGGCGGCTCATCAGAGCTGCTGACATCAGGGAAGGAAGTTGCCAACAATGAACCCAATCCACCACCTCCCCCACCTAAGAAACTGCACAG AGTGTGTAGTAAGATGAGTGGCAGCAACATGGAGCTGGACCGTTGCAGTCAACAAGGGTCAGTAGAGAGCCCGACTTCATCTCTACTGGGTCTGGGCAGCGCTAGCCTACCCACTGCCTCCACCGACAACCTGACTGCTGACACTG GTTCTCGGGATGCTTCACGGATGTCTTGTTCCTCTCCGTTTCCTAGAAGTCCAGTGGCGTCAGCTCCAGGGTCTCCTCATCCACCCTCTTTAAACACCTTAAGTaaccagccacctccactcccagaGAAAAAAATGGTCAACCGCACCGTGTCGGCACCCGATAGTGCAAATGGAAAACCCTTCGTCCGAGCCTACCCACGGCTCCCCTTCACTGGCTCTGAGAGCAACGTGTGCCGACCTACTGATGTTAGCTCCAGGTCCAGTTTACCATCCAGTCCTGTGGATCCACGACCCATTTTCTCTTCCAATGAGTCTCTGGAGCGATGTCATGCCCTAATAGGCCGATCCTCAAGGTCCCGGACACTGGATGAACCACTGAAGACTCACGGGCGGCTGGGTGTCCACTGCCGAAGCAGCATCACCTGTTCCTCCTCCCCACAACTCAGTGCGCCCTTCTCAACCTCAGAACAAGGTTCGGCACCAAATTTGGGCTCCAGCCTTCAGCTCCAGACCCTTCTTAGTAACATAGACAGTAGGGAGGGCGTGTACTCCAAACTGGGAGGCCTGTACGCTGAATCTCTGCGGCGCTTGGCTCTAAAATGTGAAGATCACTTCACTCGCTCCCAGAGGAACCCACTTAGATTTGAGGAGAGCAACTGGTCTCTGTTCAGGCTCACCTCTAACAAGCCGAGCTGCAACGCAGGAGATGCTGTGTACTACTCTGCTGCCTGTGCCTCAGACCCAAGCAATTCCTACGCTGTAAAG ATCTGTAAGAGTCCATCCATGGAGGCCAAACAGAGCCATCTCTACAGTCTGTCAGTGCAGCAGAGTATGCCTCCACACTTCAACCTCCAGCAGGACTGTGGCCACTTTCTCGCCTGTGTCCCCCAGAGCATGTTGCCTTCAGATGAAGTCTCTCTGCCCGCCACACCTGCTTCATTGCTGCCTCAGCCCTCTACGTCTGCACCTGGCCAACAGGTAGACAGAGAGCGAGTGGTGGTCATCACCTCTGAGATCcctcagcagacagcagctgactTTGTGAGGGAGTGGGCAGCATTCCACAAAACCCAGCCAGAGGCCTACGAGCGCcgtgtgtgtttcctcctcctgcaggtctGCAATGGCCTGGAGCACTTGAAGGAGCATGGGGTCACGCACCGTGACATCTGCCTCGAAAACTTGTTGTTGGTGCCTCATCACCGCAGGCCTTCCCAGTTCCCCCAACCAGGCACCACTGACAACAGCACCAGTAACGGTTCGAGTGGTGTAGACACTCAGCGCCACCTTCCTCGACTTCTGATCAGCAACTTTGCTAAGGCCAAGCGCCGCTCCTCCGAGGATGCTGCCTCAACCACTGTGGATCCTCGCATCAAACGTGACCACGCCAGATTGGCACCTGAGATTCTCTCAGCAGCCCAGTACCGTAAATTTGACGAGTTCCAGACAGGCATCTTGATCTATGAGCTCCTCCATCAGCCCAACCCATTTGAGGTGAGTCCGGCTCTGAAGGAACAAGACTACCGCTGTGAGGACTTGCCTCCAATCCCTTCCATGTCCCTTTACTCAGCCGGCCTCCAGAGGCTGGCCCAGCTCCTGCTCCAACCTGACCCCATCAAGCGCATTCATATCCAGGAGGCCAAGCGCATACTGCAGAGCCTGCTCTGGGGCCCCAGGAAGGACctgatggagcagcagtggGAGAGACATGGACAGGGGGGAGGCTTTGTCAGGGGATCCCGACACGAGGGCCTCCTAAACTGGCTGGATGTGAAACGGGCATTGCTGATGATGAAGTTTGCAGAGCGCTCACTGGAGCCCGAGAGGAACGCGGAGCTGGAGGACTGGTTGTGCTGCCAGTACTTTTCCTCGGcccaccctctgtctctctgccatACTGCTGAACTGCTCTACTCGCTAAAGTGA